One window of Spartobacteria bacterium genomic DNA carries:
- a CDS encoding NUDIX domain-containing protein: MTSPPAPRFRFCPHCGEPSVHFDGFKKYYCPQCHWTYFHNTAAAVAGIIQMDETLLFLRRNREPGKGLLDLPGGFVDHGEGAEEALQREIFEEIGIVPQELRYIGSYSNQYRYKSIDYATCDMVYTCTLPRIAFTLENSEVAEALWIPLNQIEIPQIAFVSLQQAIAAWLANNRRTDPAA; the protein is encoded by the coding sequence ATGACCAGCCCTCCTGCACCTCGTTTCCGATTCTGCCCGCATTGCGGCGAACCATCCGTCCATTTCGACGGATTCAAAAAATATTACTGCCCGCAATGTCACTGGACCTATTTCCACAATACAGCCGCAGCGGTTGCGGGCATAATCCAGATGGATGAGACTCTGCTTTTTTTGCGCAGAAACCGCGAACCGGGCAAAGGACTGCTGGATCTTCCCGGCGGCTTCGTCGACCACGGAGAGGGTGCGGAAGAGGCTCTGCAAAGAGAGATTTTTGAGGAAATAGGCATTGTTCCACAAGAATTGAGGTACATCGGATCTTATTCCAATCAATACCGCTATAAATCCATCGACTACGCTACCTGTGATATGGTGTATACGTGCACCCTGCCCCGTATCGCATTCACACTGGAAAACAGCGAAGTCGCGGAAGCACTGTGGATCCCCCTCAACCAGATTGAAATCCCCCAAATAGCCTTCGTCTCCTTACAGCAGGCGATAGCAGCATGGCTGGCCAATAACAGGCGCACCGATCCTGCTGCATAA